A window of the Osmia lignaria lignaria isolate PbOS001 chromosome 2, iyOsmLign1, whole genome shotgun sequence genome harbors these coding sequences:
- the PhKgamma gene encoding phosphorylase kinase gamma isoform X3, which yields MKDATLQEVHILRRVAGHPYIIELHDVFESSTFIFLIFEICKNGELFDYLTSVVTLSEKKTRYIMRQVFEGVQHVHNQGIVHRDLKPENILLDDNLNVKITDFGFARMLKTGDKLYDLCGTPGYLAPEVLKCNMFENAEGYGHEVDVWACGVIMFTLLVGCPPFWHRKQMVMLRNIMEGKYSFTSPEWADITEAPKDLIRKLLVVDPKKRISIKDALEHSFFHTVLWDQDIAPLKRSLSTNSRRLSRISQLALELKAKSFDARKRFQLAIICVRAAVRIKRLHITPEPLSTQVASTDPYRIKILRKVIDGCAFRVYGHWVKKGEGQNRAALFENTPKTELKHLYVSNLSR from the exons ATGAAAGATGCTACATTACAAGAAGTACATATTCTACGTAGAGTAGCTGGTCATCCTTATATTA TTGAACTACATGATGTCTTTGAGTCCAGtacattcatatttttaatatttgaaatttgtaaGAATGGAGAATTGTTTGACTACCTCACATCTGTTGTTACTCTTTCTGAGAAAAAGACAAGATATATCATGAGACAAGTTTTTGAGGGAGTTCAACATGTACATAATCAAGGAATAGTACACAGAGATTTGAAACCAGAGAATATATTACTTGATgataatttaaatgtaaaaataacTGACTTTGGGTTTGCTAGAATGTTGAAAACAGGAGATAAATTATATG ATCTTTGTGGTACTCCGGGGTATTTGGCACCAGAAGTACTTAAATGCAATATGTTTGAAAATGCAGAAGGCTATGGTCATGAAGTTGATGT ATGGGCCTGTGGAGTAATTATGTTTACATTATTAGTTGGTTGTCCCCCTTTTTGGCATAGAAAACAGATGGTCATGCTTAGGAATATTATGGAGGGAAAATACTCATTTACGTCACCAGAGTGGGCAGACATAACAG AGGCCCCTAAAGATCTGATAAGAAAGCTACTAGTTGTTGATCCCAAGAAAAGGATTAGTATTAAAGATGCTCTGGAGCATTCGTTTTTCCATACTGTG CTGTGGGATCAAGACATCGCTCCTCTAAAACGTTCTCTATCAACTAATTCGCGACGTCTGAGTAGGATTTCTCAGTTAGCTttg GAATTGAAAGCAAAATCGTTTGACGCAAGGAAACGATTCCAATTAGCAATCATTTGTGTTCGCGCAGCAGTACGTATTAAACGACTTCATATAACACCTGAGCCACTTTCAACTCAAGTGGCATCTACTGATCCTTACCGGATAAAAATTTTACGGAAG gTCATTGATGGTTGTGCGTTCAGAGTTTATGGTCATTGGGTGAAGAAAGGCGAAGGACAAAATCGAGCTGCTCTATTTGAAAACACGCCAAAGACGGAACTCAAGCATCTTTATGTTAGTAATTTGAGCAGATAA
- the PhKgamma gene encoding phosphorylase kinase gamma isoform X2, with translation MAKDEGDDLLPDKDAAKGFYAKYEPKEILGRGISSTVRRCIEKETGIEYAAKIIDISNETNEDGHTMKDATLQEVHILRRVAGHPYIIELHDVFESSTFIFLIFEICKNGELFDYLTSVVTLSEKKTRYIMRQVFEGVQHVHNQGIVHRDLKPENILLDDNLNVKITDFGFARMLKTGDKLYDLCGTPGYLAPEVLKCNMFENAEGYGHEVDVWACGVIMFTLLVGCPPFWHRKQMVMLRNIMEGKYSFTSPEWADITEAPKDLIRKLLVVDPKKRISIKDALEHSFFHTVELKAKSFDARKRFQLAIICVRAAVRIKRLHITPEPLSTQVASTDPYRIKILRKVIDGCAFRVYGHWVKKGEGQNRAALFENTPKTELKHLYVSNLSR, from the exons ATGGCAAAAGACGAAGGAGATGACCTCTTGCCGGATAAGGACGCAGCGAAGGGATTTTATGCGAAATATGAACCCAAAGAAATCCTTGGAAG AGGAATATCTTCCACTGTTAGAAGAtgtatagaaaaagaaacaggTATAGAATATGCAGCTAAAATCATAGATATTAGTAATGAAACTAATGAGGATGGACATACTATGAAAGATGCTACATTACAAGAAGTACATATTCTACGTAGAGTAGCTGGTCATCCTTATATTA TTGAACTACATGATGTCTTTGAGTCCAGtacattcatatttttaatatttgaaatttgtaaGAATGGAGAATTGTTTGACTACCTCACATCTGTTGTTACTCTTTCTGAGAAAAAGACAAGATATATCATGAGACAAGTTTTTGAGGGAGTTCAACATGTACATAATCAAGGAATAGTACACAGAGATTTGAAACCAGAGAATATATTACTTGATgataatttaaatgtaaaaataacTGACTTTGGGTTTGCTAGAATGTTGAAAACAGGAGATAAATTATATG ATCTTTGTGGTACTCCGGGGTATTTGGCACCAGAAGTACTTAAATGCAATATGTTTGAAAATGCAGAAGGCTATGGTCATGAAGTTGATGT ATGGGCCTGTGGAGTAATTATGTTTACATTATTAGTTGGTTGTCCCCCTTTTTGGCATAGAAAACAGATGGTCATGCTTAGGAATATTATGGAGGGAAAATACTCATTTACGTCACCAGAGTGGGCAGACATAACAG AGGCCCCTAAAGATCTGATAAGAAAGCTACTAGTTGTTGATCCCAAGAAAAGGATTAGTATTAAAGATGCTCTGGAGCATTCGTTTTTCCATACTGTG GAATTGAAAGCAAAATCGTTTGACGCAAGGAAACGATTCCAATTAGCAATCATTTGTGTTCGCGCAGCAGTACGTATTAAACGACTTCATATAACACCTGAGCCACTTTCAACTCAAGTGGCATCTACTGATCCTTACCGGATAAAAATTTTACGGAAG gTCATTGATGGTTGTGCGTTCAGAGTTTATGGTCATTGGGTGAAGAAAGGCGAAGGACAAAATCGAGCTGCTCTATTTGAAAACACGCCAAAGACGGAACTCAAGCATCTTTATGTTAGTAATTTGAGCAGATAA
- the PhKgamma gene encoding phosphorylase kinase gamma isoform X1 — MAKDEGDDLLPDKDAAKGFYAKYEPKEILGRGISSTVRRCIEKETGIEYAAKIIDISNETNEDGHTMKDATLQEVHILRRVAGHPYIIELHDVFESSTFIFLIFEICKNGELFDYLTSVVTLSEKKTRYIMRQVFEGVQHVHNQGIVHRDLKPENILLDDNLNVKITDFGFARMLKTGDKLYDLCGTPGYLAPEVLKCNMFENAEGYGHEVDVWACGVIMFTLLVGCPPFWHRKQMVMLRNIMEGKYSFTSPEWADITEAPKDLIRKLLVVDPKKRISIKDALEHSFFHTVLWDQDIAPLKRSLSTNSRRLSRISQLALELKAKSFDARKRFQLAIICVRAAVRIKRLHITPEPLSTQVASTDPYRIKILRKVIDGCAFRVYGHWVKKGEGQNRAALFENTPKTELKHLYVSNLSR; from the exons ATGGCAAAAGACGAAGGAGATGACCTCTTGCCGGATAAGGACGCAGCGAAGGGATTTTATGCGAAATATGAACCCAAAGAAATCCTTGGAAG AGGAATATCTTCCACTGTTAGAAGAtgtatagaaaaagaaacaggTATAGAATATGCAGCTAAAATCATAGATATTAGTAATGAAACTAATGAGGATGGACATACTATGAAAGATGCTACATTACAAGAAGTACATATTCTACGTAGAGTAGCTGGTCATCCTTATATTA TTGAACTACATGATGTCTTTGAGTCCAGtacattcatatttttaatatttgaaatttgtaaGAATGGAGAATTGTTTGACTACCTCACATCTGTTGTTACTCTTTCTGAGAAAAAGACAAGATATATCATGAGACAAGTTTTTGAGGGAGTTCAACATGTACATAATCAAGGAATAGTACACAGAGATTTGAAACCAGAGAATATATTACTTGATgataatttaaatgtaaaaataacTGACTTTGGGTTTGCTAGAATGTTGAAAACAGGAGATAAATTATATG ATCTTTGTGGTACTCCGGGGTATTTGGCACCAGAAGTACTTAAATGCAATATGTTTGAAAATGCAGAAGGCTATGGTCATGAAGTTGATGT ATGGGCCTGTGGAGTAATTATGTTTACATTATTAGTTGGTTGTCCCCCTTTTTGGCATAGAAAACAGATGGTCATGCTTAGGAATATTATGGAGGGAAAATACTCATTTACGTCACCAGAGTGGGCAGACATAACAG AGGCCCCTAAAGATCTGATAAGAAAGCTACTAGTTGTTGATCCCAAGAAAAGGATTAGTATTAAAGATGCTCTGGAGCATTCGTTTTTCCATACTGTG CTGTGGGATCAAGACATCGCTCCTCTAAAACGTTCTCTATCAACTAATTCGCGACGTCTGAGTAGGATTTCTCAGTTAGCTttg GAATTGAAAGCAAAATCGTTTGACGCAAGGAAACGATTCCAATTAGCAATCATTTGTGTTCGCGCAGCAGTACGTATTAAACGACTTCATATAACACCTGAGCCACTTTCAACTCAAGTGGCATCTACTGATCCTTACCGGATAAAAATTTTACGGAAG gTCATTGATGGTTGTGCGTTCAGAGTTTATGGTCATTGGGTGAAGAAAGGCGAAGGACAAAATCGAGCTGCTCTATTTGAAAACACGCCAAAGACGGAACTCAAGCATCTTTATGTTAGTAATTTGAGCAGATAA